The sequence CACGCACAACGGGCTCCAGGCCGGGCTCTGGACGTTCGTCTGGAGCGGCAGCGCCCAGGACGGCGGTTCGCGCTACACCTACGACCTGAGCTGGACCGAGAGCGGCAAGATGATCGACGTATGGATCTCCGCGCCCGTAGGCTCCCGCGCGGAGGCCAAACGCCACTTCGACACCGCCGTGAACGCCTTCCGGCTCACCGGCTCCTAGCACGGCCCCGGCCGCCGACCGGAGATCCGCACCCGGCCTCGCACCCGGCCCCCGCGCATACCCGCTGACCAGACCCTTTACGGCCAGCAATCACTGGCACGTTTGTGGGTGGGGCGTGAAAACCTATTACTCCCGGGTACACAAAGCGCCCGGGGAGGAATACGCTCCCCCGCATGACGGACTCGCAAGGCACCAAGGACAGCGCCCAGGAAAGCCCCGCAAGCCCCGCAGGGAACCCCGTGGCACCCGCCGCCCCCGGTACCCGTACCGCCGCAGATGTGGTCACCCCCGAGGTGGTCGCCCGGCTGACCCGTGGCGTGGTCGGCACCGGCAAGACCGCCAACCACACGCCCTTCACCGGCGAGAAGCTCGCGGACCTGCCCGAGTCCACCCCCGAGGACGTCGCCACCGCCTTCGAGCGGGCCCGCGCCGCCCAGGAGAGCTGGGCGCGCGTCCCCGTGCGCAAGCGTGCCGCCGTCCTCCTCCGCTTCCACGACCTCGTCCTCCAGCGCCAGGCCGAGGTCCTCGACCTCATCCAGCTGGAGACCGGCAAGGCCCGGCTGCACGCCCACGAAGAGGTCCAGGCGGTCGCCGTCGCCGCCCGCCACTACGGCCGCAAGGCCCCCGCCTACCTCCGGCCCAAGGGCCACACCGGCGTCGTACCGACCCTCACCAAGGTCACCGAACTGCGTCAGCCCCGGGGCGTGGTGGGCCAGATCGCGCCCTGGAACTACCCCTTCGAGCTCTCCGTCGGCGACGCCCTCCCGGCCTTCGTCGCGGGCAACGCCGTCGTCATGAAGCCCGACACGGAGACCGCGCTGACCGCGCTGTGGGCGCGCGAGCAGCTCATCGAGGCCGGGCTGCCGCCGGAGGTGTGGCAGGTCGTCCTCGGCGACGGCCCGGTCGTCGGCCCCGAGGTCGTGCGGCACGCCGACTACGTCTCCTTCACCGGCTCGACCCGCACCGGCCGAGAGGTCGCCCAGGGCGCCGCGGCCCGTCTGGTGGGCTGCTCCCTCGAACTGGGCGGCAAGAACGCCATGTTGGTGCTGCACGACGCCGATGTGGAAAAGGCCGCCTCCGGCGCCGTCCGCGGCTGCTTCTCCTCCGCGGGCCAGCTGTGCATCTCCATCGAGCGGCTGTACGTCCACGAGTCCGTCGCCGACGACTTCGTCCAGCGCTTCGCCGCCCGTACGAAGGCCATGCGCCTGGGCAACGCCCTCGCCTACGGGGCGGACATGGGCTCCCTGGTGGGCGAGCGGCAGCTGGAGACCGTCACCCGCCATGTCGAGGAGGCCGTCGCCAAGGGCGCCACGCTCGTCGCGGGCGGCCGCCCCCGCCCCGACATCGGCCCCCTCTTCTACGAGCCCACCATTCTGGACGGCGTCGCCGCCCCGATGGCCGTGTGCAGCGAGGAAACCTTTGGTCCGGTCGTCTCGATCTACCGCTTCCGCGACGAGGACGAGGCGATCGCGCTCGCCAACGCCACGCCCTACGGCCTCAATTCCAGCGTCTGGACCAAGGACGGGCGCCGCGGCCGGGCGGTCGCCGCACGGCTGCGCACCGGCACGGTCAACGTCAACGAGTCCTACGCCGCCGGCTACGGAAGCGTGCAGTCCCCGATGGGCGGCATGGGCGACTCCGGACTCGGCCGCCGCCACGGCTCCGAGGGCATCCTCAAGTACACCGAGGCCCAGACCGTGGCCCATCAGCGGATCATGCCGCTCGCGCCGTCCTTCGGGATGACGGACGAGAAGTACGCCCAGTTCATGACCCGCAGCCTGCGCGCGATGAAGGCGTTCCGGCTCCGGTAGATCCGCCCCTACCAGCCGTCCCCACAAGCCGCCCCCCGACCGTCCGTACCCGATCATCAGCCTCCGGCAACCCGGATATCTCAGACATATCACCAGGGAGGGCCAGTGCCCCAGGAGAACTCCGCCCAAAAACAGGCCCCGGAGGCGGCGGCGGACGGCGCCCACGCCGACGAGCGCGGCGGCTACGACTACGACGTCCTCGTCATCGGATCAGGCTTCGGCGGATCGGTCTCCGCGCTCCGCCTGACCGAGAAGGGCTATCGTGTGGGCGTCCTGGAGGCCGGCCGCCGCTTCACCCGCGAGACGCTGCCCAAGAACTCCTGGGACCTGAAGAACTACCTCTGGGCCCCCGCACTCGGCCTCTTCGGCATCCAGCGCATCCATCTCCTCGGCAAGGTGATGGTCCTGGCCGGTGCGGGCGTCGGCGGCGGCTCCCTCAACTACGCCAACACCCTCTACGTCCCGCCGAAGCCGTTCTTCGACGATCCCCAGTGGAAGGACATCACCGACTGGCAGGAGGAGCTGAAGCCGTACTACGACCAGGCCCAGCGGATGCTGGGGGTGCGGCTCAACCCGACGATGACGCCCTCCGACGTCCATCTGAAGGCGACCGCGCAGGCCATGGGCGTCGGCGACACCTTCCACATGGCGCCGGTCGGGGTGTTCTTCGGGGACGGGCAGGACGCGGACGGGGCGGCGAAGGCCGCGCCCGGAGCGACGGTGGCCGACCCGTACTTCGGCGGCGCGGGCCCCTCCCGCGCGGCGTGCACCGAATGCGGCGAGTGCATGACGGGCTGCCGCCACGGCGCCAAGAACACCCTCAACGAGAACTACCTCTACCTGGCCGAGAAGGCGGGCGCGGTCATCCACCCGATGACCTCCGTCGTCACCCTCACCGAGGACTCCCGCGGCGGTTTCGCCGTCGGCACCCTGCCGACCGACAACAAGAAGAAGGGCACGGGCCGGACGTTCACCGCCCGCCGCGTCGTCATCGCGGCCGGGACCTACGGCACACAGACCCTGCTGCACCGCATGAAGGACAGCGGCCTGCTCCCTTACGTCTCCGGCCGGCTGGGCTCGCTCACCCGCACCAACTCCGAGGCCCTGGTGGGCGCGCAGAGCGACAACCGCCGCTACCGCACGCGGCACGGCGCGCCGAAGGTCGACTTCACCAAGGGCGTGGCGATCACCTCGTCGATCCACCCCAACGAGAACACCCATATCGAGCCGGTCCGCTACGGCAAGGGATCCAACTCCATGGGCGGCCTGACGATCCTTCAGGTCCCGTACCGGCCGACGGGCCGCGTCGCGGGCTGGCTCGCCAACCTGGTCCGCCACCCCTGGCTGGCCGTCCGCTCGCTCTCCAACCGCCGCTGGTCGGAGCGGACCATCATCGGCCTGGTGATGCAGTCGCTCGACAACTCCCTGACGACGTACCGCAAGCCGAAGGGGCTGGGCAAGGGCCTGCTCACCGCCCGCCAGGGCCACGGCGCACCGAACCCGAACCAGATCCCCGAGGCCACCCGGGCGGCGACCCTGCTCGCCGAGGAGATCAACGGCTTCGCCGGCTCCAACATCGGCGAACTGATGGGTACTCCGCTCACCGCGCACTTCCTCGGCGGCTGCCCGATAGGCGATTCGGCCGACTCCGGCGTCATCGACCCGTACCACCGCCTCTACGGCCACCCGGGCATCTCGGTCGTCGACGGCGCCGCGGTCTCCGCCAACCTGGGCGTCAACCCGTCCCTCACCATCACCGCCCAGGCCGAACGCGCCATGTCCCTCTGGCCCAACAACGGCGACCCCGACCCCCGCCCCACCCCCGGCCACCCCTACGAACGCATCCCCCCGATCGCCCCCACCCACCCCGCGGTCCCCCCACACGCCTTCGGCGCCCTGAACCTGCCGTTCGTACCGGTGCCTACGGTCCCTCCGAAGAAGTAGCCCCTTCGACGAACCAGCTCCGCCGGCTAACTGGCCCCGTTGAGGAATCAGCCCCGCTGAGGAACCAGCGCCGCTGAGGAACCAGCCCCGCCGAGGAACCAGCCCCGCCGAGGAACCAGCCCCGCCGCCGGACTGGCCCCGTCGACGAAGTGGCCCCTGGCACTCGGGATACCCGGGTATCCGGGATACCCGGAATACCCTCCCCCCGCCCCACGTTGTGGCCTGCAAGGGGCGCACGCATCCCCTAGGGGATGCGTGCGAACGCCCCCTAAGGGCCCACCCGCGACAAAGGGCCGCACCCTCCAGCACGGTGCGGCCCTTCGCCGAGCGCTGCTACGCGGCCGCGCCCCCGTCCGTGCCGGGGGTCCTACGGCGCCGGACGGTGAAGACGGCGCCCGCGCCGACGGCCAGGGCGAGGCCGCCCACCAGGGCGATGGTCGGCAGCATGGAGGACGAGCCGGTCTCGGCGAGGTCGCCGGTCACCGGGACCTTCTTCATATCGCCCGTGGGCCGGGTGTGCTTGATCGGCTTCTCGCTGCCCTGCGCACCGGCGTGGTTGCCGGGCGCGCCGGGCTTGGCCGGCGGGACCGTGCCCGGCGTGCTGTCGGCGGCCAGGATGGTGAAGTCGTACCACTGCTCCGGGGCCCAGCCGCAGGAGCCGTCCTCGTTGTAGTAGTCGCTGGTCACCAGCGCGAAACCGGCGCCCGCCTTGGCGCTCTTGTCGGCGCGGATGCGCAGCTTGAGCGAGGTGGTGGTGTGCGGGTCCATCTCGTAGGCGAGGAAGTACGCGCCGTCGGTCCACTCGTCGAACGAGGTCCACTTACCGGTGTCCGGGTCCTGGTACTCCAGGTTCAGGAGGGACTTGGGGTGGTCGATGTTCTCGGCCGGAGCCGCGGCGACGACCGGGAGGACCTCGTTCAGCGTCTTGTCGGTGGTGTTGGCCAGCTTCACCGAGAAACGGGACCAGCCGGCGCCCGCGACGAGCTTGGAGGGCAGGTCCACGACCGTGACCTTGACGGCCTTGTCGTCGACCTTGCAGTCGGGCTCGTCCGTGGGGACGTCGGACGGGGCGGCCGATGCGGTGGGCTTGGGCGAGGCGGCGGGGGTGGGGGAGCCGCCGGGCTCGGTGTTGCCGCTCGGGGAGGCGGAGGCGGTCGCCCCGGCCTGGTCGCCGGTGCCGGTGCTGGTCCCGGTCTGGTCACCGGTTGCCGTTCCGGTCCCGTCGTTGTTGCCGGCGGGCTGAGTGGCGTCGCCGGCGGCGGGGGTCTCGGCCGGCGTGGCGGTGTCGTCGCTCTGCTCCGGGCCGGGGGTGGCCGGCGCCGGGTCCGCGCTCGCGCTGGACCCGGCGCCGGCACCGGTCGCATACGCGGAGGGGGCCGCCATCAGGGCGGCGGGGGTGATAACGGCCGCAGCGGCAGCGGCCGTCAGGGCACGGCGAAGCTTCATCGAGAAGACCTCTCGGGGTCCAAAGTGCCGTGGGGTGCGGCACGTGAAGGTGCGGGCCGTCGCGGTGGGGCGCGGGGTGGCCGTGCGATTGCAGGTACATGACCAGCCATGGCTGAAAATGGTTGCTCGGCGGAGGGGGTGACGGAAGGTGATGCCCGTCACATGGCTCACAGGGATCGCACAGATCACTCACAGCTCATGCAGAGGTCCCGCATGAGCCGTGCAGCGAGCCGCGGACGGGCCGGTGGCGCGCGCCGGAGTGTGGTCGCCGCGTCGATGCATGGCCGAGGGCCCGCGGCTCGCCCGTGGCCCGGTGAGCTTTGCTGGCGCCACACGGTCCGGGCGCGGCAACGACTCGGCGAAGGCCCCGTCAAGGCACGGCGGAAGCACAGCAACGGCAGAGCGAAGGGCCCCGGATGCCGTCCGCGAGGGGGGATGCGGACGACCACGGGGCCCTTGGCTTTCGGTGCCGGCGTCAGGGCAGCGCCGGCACCGACGGGCGGCGCTGGGGGGGGGTAGCGCCGCTGGCTCTGGAGTGGTGCGTGTGGTTCAGGTGGTGCGGGCCGCGCGGTGGTGTGGACCAATGACACTGTCGAAGGCCGTAACCGGGCGCGGAAAGCGGTACGTCGAGCATCGTCCTGGATGCGCCTCACCCGGCGCAACCGTTTCGACCGGATGCGGTCGGTCCCGGGCGTCCCCAGGACCGACCACCCCATCGGATGTGACCGGGCTGCTGTCCCCTGCTGACCGGTCACGGCACCGGAGCGAGGTCCCACGACGCGGACCGCTGCAAGCGGTCGGCGTCTCATCGCTCCGGCTTTCCGCCCGTGGGGCGGCGTCTACGCGTAGTCCTGCAGGCCGCGCCTGGCTGACGCGGCACCGGGAACAACGAACCCCCTCGGCGGCCGGTCACGCGCCGTACGGGTGAGTCGGCAACCGAACTCAGATCCGGCCTCTGAGCCGGGCACGCGCCGCCTCGTCCCGCGCCCTCGCCAGGCCCTTGGAGCCGACGATTTCCGGCCACGCGGACCCTGCCTGCCCCCTCTCAGACCCGCCCCCTCTCAGACCTGCCCCCGCGACAGCTCCAGCAAGGTCATCGCCAGCGCGGTGCCCGGCTTGCCGAGCTGGTTGCGGTAGTGGGCCAGGATCTCCATCTCGCGGGCGAGGTTCACCCGGCGGCCGCCGGAGGCCATCCGTTCGCGCTGGATGACGGCGGAGACGGCCATCCGCTCCTGGACGAGGCCGATGATGCGGCCGTCGAGATCGTCGATGCGGCTGCGCGCATCGCTGATCAGCCCGGCCGCCTCCTGGGTGCTGGCGCCGGTGTCGGGCGCGGTGGCCTGGGCGGCGGGGGCGGCGGTCGCGGTGTCGGTGCTCATATCCGTATCTCCTGGGGTACGGGCCCCGGAGCCGACGTGGTCCCGAATGCAGAACGCCCCGGGCCTTGTCGGCCCGGGGCGCCTGGGGAAGTCGCTTGTCAGTCGATCAAGCAGCACGACCATGGCAGCCGGACGGGCCGGTGCCATAGGTAAAGACGAAGGTCTGCTGCGTGGACATGGCGCCAAGTATGAGCCCGTTAGAATCGAAAGTCCAACCCCCTCGTTCCACCGCCGGAAGGCCGCGAAGTGTCATCAGGACCCCCTGCCGCCGCCCCGGACGTCGTCCTCGTGGTCGACTTCGGCGCCCAGTACGCCCAGCTCATCGCCCGCCGCGTCCGCGAGGCCAGGGTC is a genomic window of Streptomyces gilvosporeus containing:
- a CDS encoding LAETG motif-containing sortase-dependent surface protein codes for the protein MKLRRALTAAAAAAVITPAALMAAPSAYATGAGAGSSASADPAPATPGPEQSDDTATPAETPAAGDATQPAGNNDGTGTATGDQTGTSTGTGDQAGATASASPSGNTEPGGSPTPAASPKPTASAAPSDVPTDEPDCKVDDKAVKVTVVDLPSKLVAGAGWSRFSVKLANTTDKTLNEVLPVVAAAPAENIDHPKSLLNLEYQDPDTGKWTSFDEWTDGAYFLAYEMDPHTTTSLKLRIRADKSAKAGAGFALVTSDYYNEDGSCGWAPEQWYDFTILAADSTPGTVPPAKPGAPGNHAGAQGSEKPIKHTRPTGDMKKVPVTGDLAETGSSSMLPTIALVGGLALAVGAGAVFTVRRRRTPGTDGGAAA
- a CDS encoding GMC oxidoreductase; its protein translation is MPQENSAQKQAPEAAADGAHADERGGYDYDVLVIGSGFGGSVSALRLTEKGYRVGVLEAGRRFTRETLPKNSWDLKNYLWAPALGLFGIQRIHLLGKVMVLAGAGVGGGSLNYANTLYVPPKPFFDDPQWKDITDWQEELKPYYDQAQRMLGVRLNPTMTPSDVHLKATAQAMGVGDTFHMAPVGVFFGDGQDADGAAKAAPGATVADPYFGGAGPSRAACTECGECMTGCRHGAKNTLNENYLYLAEKAGAVIHPMTSVVTLTEDSRGGFAVGTLPTDNKKKGTGRTFTARRVVIAAGTYGTQTLLHRMKDSGLLPYVSGRLGSLTRTNSEALVGAQSDNRRYRTRHGAPKVDFTKGVAITSSIHPNENTHIEPVRYGKGSNSMGGLTILQVPYRPTGRVAGWLANLVRHPWLAVRSLSNRRWSERTIIGLVMQSLDNSLTTYRKPKGLGKGLLTARQGHGAPNPNQIPEATRAATLLAEEINGFAGSNIGELMGTPLTAHFLGGCPIGDSADSGVIDPYHRLYGHPGISVVDGAAVSANLGVNPSLTITAQAERAMSLWPNNGDPDPRPTPGHPYERIPPIAPTHPAVPPHAFGALNLPFVPVPTVPPKK
- a CDS encoding succinic semialdehyde dehydrogenase — translated: MTDSQGTKDSAQESPASPAGNPVAPAAPGTRTAADVVTPEVVARLTRGVVGTGKTANHTPFTGEKLADLPESTPEDVATAFERARAAQESWARVPVRKRAAVLLRFHDLVLQRQAEVLDLIQLETGKARLHAHEEVQAVAVAARHYGRKAPAYLRPKGHTGVVPTLTKVTELRQPRGVVGQIAPWNYPFELSVGDALPAFVAGNAVVMKPDTETALTALWAREQLIEAGLPPEVWQVVLGDGPVVGPEVVRHADYVSFTGSTRTGREVAQGAAARLVGCSLELGGKNAMLVLHDADVEKAASGAVRGCFSSAGQLCISIERLYVHESVADDFVQRFAARTKAMRLGNALAYGADMGSLVGERQLETVTRHVEEAVAKGATLVAGGRPRPDIGPLFYEPTILDGVAAPMAVCSEETFGPVVSIYRFRDEDEAIALANATPYGLNSSVWTKDGRRGRAVAARLRTGTVNVNESYAAGYGSVQSPMGGMGDSGLGRRHGSEGILKYTEAQTVAHQRIMPLAPSFGMTDEKYAQFMTRSLRAMKAFRLR
- a CDS encoding chorismate mutase; translation: MSTDTATAAPAAQATAPDTGASTQEAAGLISDARSRIDDLDGRIIGLVQERMAVSAVIQRERMASGGRRVNLAREMEILAHYRNQLGKPGTALAMTLLELSRGQV